From Drosophila virilis strain 15010-1051.87 chromosome X, Dvir_AGI_RSII-ME, whole genome shotgun sequence, the proteins below share one genomic window:
- the LOC138911041 gene encoding RCC1 domain-containing protein DDB_G0279253-like, producing ILPIGRSGNSSLTSGQSNCRCTNSLRLYTERDRLILTAEQQQQQQQQQQEQQRQQLETLPHRHGQHPRQRRQVRLHLNSPASDGSCHSLAGQGEAGGSRGLMSSASCTQVKTLSSFISEHPEELVSSHSNSSSNNNNSNSNKNGANQNQTTKWKSLRAVMAYYCSLRRIKRNGAFQALTYSTRTQLTKLNYNLN from the coding sequence ATTTTACCCATTGGAAGATCGGGCAACTCATCGCTGACCAGCGGGCAGAGCAATTGCCGCTGCACAAATAGTTTAAGATTGTACACAGAGAGGGATAGACTTATATTAAcggcagagcagcagcaacagcaacagcaacagcaacaggaacagcagcgacagcagctggAAACGTTGCCACACAGACATGGACAACATCCGCGTCAGCGGCGACAGGTGCGCTTGCATCTGAATAGCCCCGCATCGGATGGCAGCTGTCATTCGCTGGCGGGACAGGGCGAGGCCGGTGGCAGCCGGGGCCTAATGAGCTCTGCCAGCTGCACGCAGGTGAAGACGCTCTCCTCGTTTATCAGCGAGCATCCCGAGGAGCTGGTTAGCAgtcacagcaacagcagcagcaacaacaacaacagcaacagcaacaaaaatggcGCCAATCAAAATCAGACAACCAAATGGAAGAGTCTGCGTGCCGTTATGGCATATTACTGTTCATTGCGGCGCATTAAGAGGAACGGTGCTTTTCAAGCTTTAACATACAGTACAAGAACCCAACTAACTAAGCTTAACTACAACTTAAACTAA